The following is a genomic window from Amycolatopsis sp. BJA-103.
ATGACCGGGTCCGCGGGCTTCTTCGTTCCGACCTTGACGATCTTGGGCTTGGCCTCGGTGATGACCTCTTCCGAGACCTTCTCGCGGCCGACCTCTTTGCCGTTGCGCTTGGTGACCTTGTAGGTCACGGTCTTCTGGCCCGGGGTGCCCGGGTCTTCGACCTTGGTCTTGCCCTTTTCGAGCTCCGGGTCGTCGACCTTCTGCTCGGGCGGCGCGATTTCCTCGTTCTGCTTGACCATGGTGACGCCGGTCCGGCTGACGTGGACCTCGGCACCGTCGACCAGCTTGACGTCGAGGCCGCCGACGGCCTCGTCGTCCGGGCCGAGGGTCATCCGCAGCTCACCGAGGAATTCCTTGGTGGTGACCGAGTTGGTCTGAACCTTGCGCGGTTCGTTCGCGCCGTCGTAGACGGTGACGTTCTTGAGGGTCTTGACCTCGACGGTGGCGCCCTCGAGCGGGAGTTCACCGTTCTGCGGGAGCGAAGTCCAGGTGCCGGCCTTCGCGAGGTCAGCGCGACCAAGCTGGTTCAGCGCTTCGCCGAGGTTGGCCGCGCGGACCCAGGACTCCTGCTGCGGCGCGCCGTCGACGATCAGGTTCAGCTTGCGGCCACGCTCCAGCTTGATGACGCCGCCGTCGCCGACCTCGGCCTGGGGCGAGGGCGAGAGGGAGTCGTGCGCGCCGACCGAAAGACCGGCGTCTTCGAGGACTTCGCCGACCGTGTCCCCGAAGCTGTGCACGGTCTGCTGCTTGCCGTCGATGTCGAGCGTGACGCTCTTGTTCATCGCCATCGCGGCCGCGCCGCCACCGCCGAGGGTGAGCAGCACCGCCATGACGGTTCCCTTGAGGAAACGCTTCTTCCAGACGCGGGTCGCGCTCGCGATGACCTCGTCCTTGGTCGCGGCCTTCATCGCCGCGCCCGCGGTGCGGTCCTGGGCCATCTCGTCCGGAATGACGATCGGCGGGAGCATGGTGGTCTCGGCGCTGATGAGGCGGATCAGCTCGTCGACATCGACGTCGATCTCGGCCATCAGGGTTTCGGCGTCGGAGCCGAGCGCGGCCAGGACGTCCTGGTGCGTGATGCGCGGATCGTCGGAGTAGTCCAGCTCGCCGTAGTGAGTGTCGCGGTCGAGCACGGCAACCGAACCGGCGGAAGCGAAGGTGTTCGTCTCTGCGCCGAGGCGCGAGCCATCCTGCCTACTGCTACCAGTCACTGGGTCGTTCCCTTTCCCAAGACGTGAAGGAGCTCGACAACCGCTCCACAACGTCCTTCGTCTCGATGCGCACTTCGGCACACCTCTAGAAGTCCGACACCCGCAGTCAGCGCCATCGTCACGGTTCCAGGCCGTACCGCTCCTGGTTCCGCTTCCCCGACGTGCACTGACGTGACTGTGGGCGTAACAGCCGGAAACCGCATGAGCGGATACCGACCGGCACGATCACGGGACAGTAACGAACCTCGCCGGGTTGCGCAAACACCCCCCGGAGTGTCGTGACGTTGGTCACTCATCAGAGTGGACCATTGATGATCACTAATGTCGCAATCCGTTCAACTGGGGGTGACTGTCGGCAAACGAAAGACCCGCTCAGCGGTCACTCGCACTGATTCGGCCACCTCGTGCACCGCCTCGCCCCTGAACGTGGCGAGGTGGCGAACGGTGTAGGCGGCGCAGTAGGGCTCGTTCGGTCGCCCACGGAACGGATGAGGGGTCAGGAACGGTGCGTCCGTTTCGACGAGGTACTGGCCCGCCGGAACGATGCGTGCCGCCTCGTGCAACCCGCGCGCGTTGCGGAAACTGACCGTTCCCGCGAAAGAAAGGACATAACCCGCGTCGACGCACCGGCGTGCGATGTGCTCGTCCCCCGAGAAACAGTGGAAGACGACCTGCTCGGGTGCTCCCTCTTCCTCGAGGATCCGGAGGACGTCTTCGTGCGCGTCCCGATCGTGGATCATCAAGGGCTTGCCGATCCGCTTGGCGAGATCGATGTGCCACCGGAAGGCGTCCTGCTGCGCATCGTGAGGCGAGTAGTCCCAGTAGTAGTCGAGGCCGGTCTCGCCGACCGCGACCACTCTGGACTCCTTCGCGAGACTCTCCACTTCGGATTTCTCGGCCTCGCCGAATTCCTTGGTACGCGTGGGATGGATCGCGACGGCTGCCCAGACCCGGGAGTCCCAAGTGGACGCTTGCGCGGCCCATCGGGCGGCTGCGAGATCGTCCGCGACGGTGATCACCCGCGAAACGCCGGCGCGTTCGGCGCGATCGACCATGGCTGTCACGTCAGCCGCGGTGACCGCGCCGCACGCGTCGAGGTGGGTATGCGCGTCCACCACCGAAACCGGCAACCGGTCCGGGATCGGCGGCAGTTCCTTCTTCTCCGCACCCATCAGCTGATCACTTCGAGATCGGTGCCCATTCGGGACCGGTCTCGCCTAGTTCCGGGTCCAGTTTGGCGAACAACGGGGTCGGCTTCTCCAGCGGCTTGCCGACCTCGATCGGCACGGACTTCCAGCGTGCCTGTTCGGTCTTGTAGTCCCCGGTGATGATGGGGTTGATCCGGCCGGGGATGTCGAGATCCTCGACTTCCTGGAGTTCCGGCTGCGCCGCCCAGACACCGGAGCCGCCGAGTGCCTCGTGCACCTTCTGAGCCGAGTGCGGCAGGAAGGGGGTCAGCAGCGTGTTGGCGTCCGAGACGACCTGCAAAGCGGTGTGCAGGACGCTGTCGCGGCGGGCGGGGTCGTCCTTGAGCTTCCACGGCTCCTGGTCCGACAGGTACCGGTTCGCGGCGGTGACGACGCGCATGGCCTCACTCGCCGCCGCCTTGAACCGGGACCGCTGGAGGTGGGCGCCCGCGGTGTCGAACGCCTTGCGGGAGAGCTCCTTGAGCTCCTCGTCGGCGGCCGTGGGGGCGTCCGGACGCGGAATGGCGCCGACGTTCTTGTGGGCCATGGAAATGGACCGGTTGACGAGGTTGCCCCACTCGTTGGCCAGTTCGAAGTTGGTCCGGCGGACGAACTCGTCCCAGGTGAAGTCGGTGTCCTGGGTCTCGGGGCCCGCGACGGAGATGAAGTACCGAAGGGCGTCCGGGCCGAACTCACGCAGGAAGTCGTGGACGTAGATGACCGTGCCGCGCGAGGTCGAGAACTTCGAGCCGCTCATCGTGAGGAACTCGCTGGAGACGATCTCGTCGGGCAGGTGCAGCTTGCCGTACTTGCCGGGCACACCACCGCGGTCGCCCTCGCCGTTGTGGCCGAACAGCAGGGCGGGCCAGATCTGGGCGTGGAAGGTGATGTTGTCCTTGCCCATGAAGTAATAGGAGCGGGCGTCCGGGTTGCTCCACCACTCCTGCCAGGCGTCCGGGTTGCCGGAACGGCGCGCCCATTCGACGCTCGCGGAGAAGTAGCCGATGACAGCGTCGAACCAGACGTAGAAACGCTTCATCGGCTGGTCACGCCAGCCGTCGAGCGGGATCTTCACACCCCAGTCGAGATCGCGGGTGATCGGCCGCGGGCGCATGTCGTCGATCAGGTTCTTGGTGAAGTTGAGGACGTTCGGGCGCCAGTCGGTCTTGCTGGACAGCCATTTGCCCAAGGTCTCGACGAACGCGGACAGGTCGAGGAAGTAGTGCTCGGTCTCGACGAACTTCGGCGTTTCACCGTTGATCCGGGACTTCGGGTTGATCAGCTCCGCGGCGTCGAGCTGGTTGCCGCAGTTGTCGCACTGGTCACCGCGCGCGCCGTCGTAGCCACAGATCGGGCAGGTGCCCTCGATGTAGCGGTCGGGCAGGGTGCGGCCGGTCGAAGGGCTGATCGCGCCCCGTGTGGTCTTGGGAACGACGTAGCCGTTGCGGTGCAGCGCGAGGAAGATCTGCTGCGTGACGTCGGCATGGTTGCCCGTGGTGGTGCGGGTGAACAGGTCGTAGGTGAGACCGAGTCCCTGCAGGTCCTGGCCGATCTGACGGGTGTACTTGTCCGCCGTCTGCTGGGAGGTCAGGCCTTCGTTGTCCGCCTGGACGGTGATCGGGGTGCCGTGTTCGTCGGTGCCGGACACCATGAGCACCCGGTTGCCGGCCATTCGCTGGTAGCGGGAGAAGACGTCGGACGGGACGCCGAATCCGGACACGTGGCCGATGTGGCGGGGGCCGTTGGCGTAGGGCCAGGCCACCGCAGTCAACACTGGGGTGCTCATGCTTGTTTAGCCTACGGACGTCGTCTAAGGCATTGTTGTCCGGGAGAGGATCGGAGGCCTCGGTGTCCGCCACGCGTCTGCTGGTGCTGGGTGTCGTGCGCATGCACGGGAAGGCACACGGCTACCAGGTCCGGCGCGAACTTCTCTCGTGGGCGGCCGACAAATGGGGAAATGTCCAGCCGGGGTCGATCTATCACGCGCTGAAGAAGATGACCGCAGAAGGCCTCCTGGAACAGGTCGACGACATCGAAGCGGGCAGCGGGCCCGACCGCGTCGCGTACAAGCTGACCGAAGACGGGGAGACCGAGTTCCTCGTACAGCTCGGCAGGGCGTTGTCGAGCGACGACGCGACCGGGTACTCGTTGTCGGCGGCAGTCACGTTCATGCCGACCCTGCCCCGCACGCAGGTGCTGGCCCTGTTGAAACAGCAGCTGGCGAATATGGAAGCGCACGCTCAGTCGACCCACTACGCCCGTGAGCACGCCATCGACCTGGGGAAGCCGCCGCACGTCAGCGAGCTGTACCGCCTGTGGAGCGTGCACGCGGAAGCGAACGTGACCTGGATGCGGGACCTGATCGGCCGCCTTGAAGCGGGCGAGTACGTGATGGCGGGCGAAGGCGACGAAGCCGTGTTCGGCGCGCCACCCAGGTAATCAAATTTGACCAAGGAACGACTACTAGGGCACAGTGCGTCCTGCGGCTAGTCAAATTTGACTAGCCCGACACCGGGAAGGGGTAGACATGATCAAGGCACGCGGCCTTGAGCGGCGTTTCCGCCGCAAGGGCCGCAATGGGGGCGAGGTCCACGCGGTCAAGGGCGTCGATCTCGACGTGTCGGCCGGGGAACTGGTCGGCTTCCTCGGACCGAACGGCGCGGGGAAGACCACCACCCTGCGCATGCTGACGACGCTTCTCAAGCCCACCGCCGGTGAAGCCACGGTCGGCGGCTGTGACCTGCTCGCCGACCCACTGGGGGTGCGCCGGCGAATCGGCTACGTCGCACAGGGCGGCGGCACGGCACCGACGAGCAAGGTCGTCGAGGAGATCGAGTTCCAGGGGCGGCTGTACCGGATGAGCAAGGCGGACGCGCTCGCGCGCGGGGCCACCCTCGCCGACCAGCTGGACCTCGCCGGACTCGACCAGAGGCAGACCGCGACCTTGTCGGGCGGGCAGCGCCGCCGTCTCGACATCGCGCTCGGGCTGATCCACTCGCCCGGTCTCGTCTTCCTCGACGAGCCGTCGACGGGACTCGACCCGCAGAGCCGCGCGAACCTGTGGGAGCACATCCGCAGGCTGCGCGACGAGCAGGGTGTCACGGTCTTCTTGACCACGCACTATCTCGACGAGGCCGACGCGCTCTCCGACCGGCTGATCGTCATCGACGACGGGAAGATCGTCGCCGAGGGCACGCCGGATTCGCTGAAGGCGAGGGTTTCCGGCGACAGTGTCGTCATCGGGCTCGCACCGGAGTCGGCGGCGGAGACGGCGGAGATCGCCGGCCGCCTCGAAGGGGCACACGAAATGACCGTCACCGACGGCACGGTGCGTTTCCGGGTACCGCGCGGGGACACCGCGATGCCCGAACTGCTGCGGGCCTTGGACGCGCGTGGCATCCCGATGATGTCCATGCAGGTGCACCGGCCGACGCTAGACGACGTCTTCCTGACCCTGACGGGCCGAAGCCTGCGCGACGCCGAAGAGGGCGCGCCGGTCGAAGACGCTCCGGAAAAGGAGGCCAAGCATGTTGCATGACACCTGGTTGATCTTCCGCCGGGACATGCTCGCGGCGTTGCGCAACCCGACCTGGCTGGTGATCGGCATCATGCAGCCGCTCCTCTATTTGTTCTTCTTCGGGCCGCTTCTGGTGAAGGCACTCAACTTGCAAGGCCTGTCCGATGTGGACGGCTGGATGATCTTCACCCCGGCGATCATCGCGCAGCTCGCGCTGTTCGGCAGTTCCTTCGTCGGGTTCGGTCTCCTCGCGGAATACCGCTCGGGCGTGGTCGAACGGATGCGGGTCACGCCGGTGAGCCGGGTGGCGTTGTTGCTGGGCAAGGTGCTCGCCAACGCGCTGCAGACGGTCGTCCAGGCGTTGATCATCATCGCGTTGGCGTACCTGGTCTTCGATTTGAACGCACCGTTCGGCGGCGTCGTGCTCAGCCTGGTGATCGTTTTCCTTCTGTCGATCACGTTGGCGTCGTGTTCGTACGCGCTGGCGTTGACCCTCAAGAGCGAAGACTCCTTCCCGGCTTTGCTCAACGCGGTTCTCATGCCGTTGCTGCTGCTGTCCGGAATCCTGTTCCCGATCACCGCGGGCTCGGCGCCGGATTGGCTGTACACGATTTCCCGCTTCAATCCGTTCCGGCACGTGGTGGATGTCGAGCGGAACAGTTTCCGCGGTGACTTCTCGATGGACGCGCTGTTCACCGGGAGCGTGGTGGTGCTGGTCATGGCCGTTCTGGCCATTTGGTGGGGCTCGCGGACGTTCCAACGCGAAAACGCCTGAGACACGCTGTAGCGAAAGGTCACCTTGCGGCCGCTCCGCGGACGTAAGGTGACCTTTCGCGCGTACTGGGGCAAAATTCGAGGACAGGTGACTTTGATCGATCCGGAAGGTGAGCACGGAGTCACCCTGTCCCACCGGGAGACGGTGACGGACTGGGCGGCGGTACGTGGTGCCGACATCCGGTTCGCTTCGGTCACCGTCAGCGAGAACACCAACTGGCGGGACGTCGCCGCGGAACGCAATCTGGCGGGCGCGCAGCACGCCGGGATCCACACCGGCGCACGGCATTACGCGCGTCCCGGCGCGGTCCACGACCAGGCCGACCATTTCGTGCGGACGGCGAGTGCGCTCGGCGCCTTCGCGCCCGGTTCGCTCGCGCCGGCGCTCGAAGTGGAGGCGCCCAGTGTCGACGACCGGTTCATCAAGGCGTGGATCAAACACGTCAGGCACGCGGCGCGCGTCGAACGCGTTCTGGTGTACGCGGGGCTCGATTGCTGGACGAACCGCCTGCATCCGGACAAGTGGGCGGACAGCGAAGTGGTGTTGTGGCTGGTCAGGCACAACGAGATCCCGGGAAGGCCGGGCTGGTTCCACTCGCGGCTGGGATTGCACCAGCACGGTTTCGGCACCGGGCTGCCCGGCGTGAACGGGCCGATCGCCCAGGACGCCGTGGTCTATCCCTTCGCGCTCTCGGACCTGCTTTTGTAAGGCCTCCGTGACGGCGGGTATGCGTGACGTCACCGAGGCCAGCCCGCGTGGTCGCGGATCTCACTTTCCGGCCGAGGCGGGTTGCGTTTCCGGCCACCCGGGCGGAGACAATGTCGCGTGCGGTTGATGTGCCGGAGGCTGCGGACGGACGTCGCGCCCGAGCGGGCGCTGGCGGCTCTCGGGGTACGCGCCGCGGCCCTCGGTCTCGCGCCCCCGGCCGCGCTTTGCGGAGACTGGTTTTCCTCGCGCGCGGTCATCGCGCTGAGCGCTCCCCTCGCTCCTGTCGAGGACGTGGCCGAGGCGTTCGCGATTCCCACCCGGATGCCTTCCGTCCGTGACGCGGTGCCCGGCGCGGTCGGCGGCGGCTGGTTCGGCTACCTGGGTTACGACCTGACCGACCCCTCCGGCCGTTCCGGCGGCCTGCCCCCGGCCGTCTGGGGCTGGGTCGACCGGGTGCTGCGGCTGGACGCGGACGGTTCGTGGTGGTTCGAAGCGTTGGTTCCCGAGGATGCCCCGGATCCGATCGGTGAGGTTTCCGCGGTGGAGTCCTTGCTCGCCGATCTTCCCGAAACGACGTCTTGGAGTTCCGGCCCGCTGTCTCGGCCGCTTCCGTCGGAGCACTACGACGCGGTGAAGGCCTGCGTGCACGCGATCGAAGCCGGTGAGCTGTTCCAGGCGAACATCTGCGCTCGCTTCAGCGGAGGATTCGACGGGGATCCGATCGCGTTGTTCGCCGAAGGTACGCGCCGCCTGGGGGCCCGCAGGGCGGCGTTCCTCACTGGCGAGTGGGGCTCGGTCGTATCGTTCTCGCCTGAGCTTTTCCTTGCCAGACAAGGGCGACATGTCCGGTCGACGCCGATCAAGGGCACCATGCCGCGGCGGAACGCCGACGACGAGCATCTCGCCCGGCGACTGCGGGAATCCACCAAGGACGTCGCCGAGAACGTGATGATCACCGATCTCGTCCGCAACGACCTCGGCCGGGTGTGCGCCACCGGCAGCGTGCGCGTCCCCGAACTGCTCAAGGTCCGGCCGGCGCCCGGGGTCTGGCATCTTGAGTCCACAGTGGAGGGTTTGCTCGACGACGGGGTCGACGACGCGGCCCTGCTCGCGGCCACCTTCCCGCCGGGTTCGGTGACGGGCGCGCCGAAGATCCGCGCGCTGGACCTGATCGCCGAGCTGGAGCCCGCGGCGCGCGGTGTCTACACGGGCGCTGTCGGCCTCGCTTCGCCGATCGCGGGGCTGGAACTGAACGTCGCGATCAGGACCTTCGAAATCCACGACGGCACGATCGAGCTGGGAGTCGGCGGCGGGATCACCGCCGACTCCGACAGCGAGGCGGAATGGCAGGAATGCCTGCACAAGTCCGCTCCGCTCGAGCGCCTGCTCGGCTGAACTACTTCGCAGGATCCAGGAGGAGCTTGCCCGCGGTGCCGCGCGAGCGCAGGGCCTCATGGGCGGCGCGCGCGTCGGAAAGCGCGTACTCGCCGCCGGCGACGGCGCGGATCCGGCCGTCCAGTGCCAGCGAGAAGAGCTCGTCGAGCGTGCGGCCGAAGACGTTTCCGGGAAGTTTGAAGGCGTGCGGCAGCCACATCCCGGACACGGTGGTGCTGTGCCCGAGAAGGTTGCGGGCTTCGATCGGCTTCGGCTGCTCGCGGCTGGCCATCCCGTAGAACGCGAGCCGGCCGAACGGCGCGAGGGCGGCGATGCTCTGGTCCGTGACGGTGCCGCCGGTCATGTCGAGAACGATGTCGACACGCTTGCCGCCGTTCGCCTCGCGGAGCGCGTCGGTCATGTTCTCGGCGCGCGAATCGATGGCGACGTCGGCGCCGAGTTCGAGGGCGAGGCCACGCTTCTCGTCACTGCTGGCGGTCGCGATGACGCGGCTCGCGCCCCAGGCCTTCGCGAGCTGGACGGCGATGGAGCCGACCCCGCCCGCCGCCGCGTGCACGACGACGGATTCGCCGGGCTCGAGATGGGCACTCTTGCGCAACAGGAGCGAGGCGGTGGTGCCTTGGACGATGAAGGAGAGCGCGGTCAAGTCGTCGATGCCGTCGGGCACGCCGAAAGCGGTGACCTCGTCGGCCACCGCGCGCTCGGCGTAGCCGCCACCGCCGTTGAGCAGCGCGACGACACGCTTGCCCTCCGCGGTGCGGCCGACGACCTCGCCGCCGGGCACGAGCGGGAGCTTGCTCGGCGCGAGGTAGGAGTTCTCGGCTTGATGCGTATCGGCGTAATTGACGCCGATGCGATCGACGTCGACGAGCAGCTGACCCGGGCCGGGAACGGGATCGGGCAGGTCGACGAGGTTGAGCACCTCGGGTCCGCCGAATTCGGTCACCTGTACTGCGCGCATCCGCTTCCTCCTCATCGAGATGAGACATTCTTGCATATGTCTCATCCGTGAGACATAGCGTGATATGTTTCACTCATCGAAACCGCACTCGAACGCCAGCTGACCTCGCCGCGCCCGGACGCCCTGCGCGCGTTCACGATCGCGCGCGCCTGGTTCCTCGACGGGCGCCGGGTGGACATGGGCGAGCTCGCGGGTGAACTGGGGATCAGCCGGGCCACGCTGCATCGCTGGGTCGGCGGCCGGGATCAACTGCTCGGCGAAATCCTGTGGTCGATGACCGTGGAGGTTTTCGAAGCGCGGGCTTCCGGCAAGCTCGGACGCGGCGCGGAGGGCATCGCGGAGCTCGTCGGCACCTTCGTCCGGACCGTGAACGACTCGAAACCGTTCAGGGAGTTCTTGCGCACCGAACCGGAACGGGCGCTGCGGATTCTGACGACGAAGGCCAGCGTGGTCCAGAGCCGGGCGATCGCGAAGATGTGCGAGTTCCTGGGCGAGGAGGTCACGGCCGGACGGCTCTCCCCGCCACTGCCGGTCGAGGACCTTGCTTACCTGCTGGTCCGGATCGGCGAATCCTTCATCTACACGGACGTCATCACCGGCGCCGAGCCCGACGCCGCAAAGGCGTACGCGGCCGCGAGGGCCCTACTGTCCTAGTCCTTCCTTACTTACTCACTCATTTACGGGACGCGAGGACGGCGTCGTAGAGCTCCTTCTTGGAGACTCCCGTGGCCTCGGCGACTTCGGCGGCTGCGGATTTGAGGCGTTCGCCCGCAGCGACCCGCGACGAGACTTCCGGGACCAGGTCCGCGACGCTCACCGAACGCGGAGGCGCACCCGCCAGAACGACGGTGATCTCGCCTTTGACGCCGTCGGCCGCCCAGGCGGCCAGGTCCGGCAGATTGCCGCGTTTGACCTCTTCATAGGTTTTGGTCAGTTCGCGGCAGACGGCGGCGCGACGGTCGGGGCCCAGGACGTCGGCGGCGTCGGCGAGCGTGCTCGCGAGACGATGCGGAGACTCGAAGAACACGACCGTGCGGGGCTCGTCCTTCAGCGAACCGAGCCATTTCGCGCGTTCACCGGGTTTGCGCGGGGCGAACCCGTCGAAACAGAAACGGTCGCAAGGCAGTCCGGACAACGCGAGCGCCGTGGTCACCGCGGAGGGGCCGGGGAGGCAGGTCACCGGCACGTCCGCCTCGACGCAGGCCGCCACCAGGCGGAATCCGGGGTCGGAGACGCTCGGCATCCCGGCGTCGGTCACCAGCACCACCGTCTCGCCCGACTGGAGCGATTCGAGCAGTTTGGGCAGACGGGCGGTCTCGACGTCCTCGTAGAAGCTGACCACCCGCCCGACCGGCGAAACGTCGAGGGCGGCGGTGAGGGAGCGCAGGCGCCGGGTGTCTTCGGCGGCGATCACATCGGCCGTCGCGAGGGCTTCGGACAGGCGCGGCGAAGCGTCACGGACGTCTCCGAGCGGGGTGGCTGCCAGCACGAGGCGTCCTTCGGTCATTCCCGAAGGTTAACCGGTTCGCAGATCCGGACACCGAGTTCACTCTTCCGCCCGTAGGATCATGCCCCGTGACCGCACTGCTGACCCGTGACGACGAGAGCGTGCGGCCGGATCCGGTCGACGCGCTCCGGCCACCGAGCGACCGCGAGGCCACCCTCCTCGGCCGCGGCATGCCGACTGACCGCCTTCGCGGCTGGATCGTCACGCTGGTGCTGACGCTCATCGGTGGCATCGTCCGGATCCAGAATCTGGCAACGCCCACGGACAAGGGCACCCCCGTCTTCGACGAGAAACACTACGTCCCGCAGGCGTGGCAGATGCTGCGCAACGGCGGTTACGAAGACAACTACGGCTATGAGCTGATCGTGCACCCGCCGCTGGCGAAGCACCTCATCGCGATCGGTGAGTGGCTGTTCGGCTACAACGCCTGGGGCTGGCGGATCATGCCGGCGCTGGCGGGCACGCTGATCGTGTTCCTCACCATCCGCGTCGCCCGGCGGCTCACCCGTTCGACACTGCTCGGCGCTGTCGCCGGGATCCTGGTGATCAGCGACGGCGTGCTGCACCTGCAGTCGCGGATGGGCATGCTCGACATCTTCATCGCGGTGTTCGTCCTCGCCGCGTTCGCCTGCGTGCTGTGCGACCGCGACCAGGTGCGGCGGCGGCTGGCCGTGGCCGTCCGCGAGGGCTGGATCGAAGAATCCCGGTTCGGCCCGAAGCTCGGTTTCCGGTGGTGGCGGTTCGCCGGCGGCCTGATGATCGGGCTGACCTTCGGCGTCAAGTGGTCGGCGCTGTACTACATCGCCGCGTTCGGCCTGCTCACCGTGTTCTTCGAC
Proteins encoded in this region:
- a CDS encoding resuscitation-promoting factor — translated: MLDRDTHYGELDYSDDPRITHQDVLAALGSDAETLMAEIDVDVDELIRLISAETTMLPPIVIPDEMAQDRTAGAAMKAATKDEVIASATRVWKKRFLKGTVMAVLLTLGGGGAAAMAMNKSVTLDIDGKQQTVHSFGDTVGEVLEDAGLSVGAHDSLSPSPQAEVGDGGVIKLERGRKLNLIVDGAPQQESWVRAANLGEALNQLGRADLAKAGTWTSLPQNGELPLEGATVEVKTLKNVTVYDGANEPRKVQTNSVTTKEFLGELRMTLGPDDEAVGGLDVKLVDGAEVHVSRTGVTMVKQNEEIAPPEQKVDDPELEKGKTKVEDPGTPGQKTVTYKVTKRNGKEVGREKVSEEVITEAKPKIVKVGTKKPADPVIGDAGAWDRIAQCESTGNWAANTGNSYYGGLQFNKSTWDAYGGSQYAAYPHQASKAQQIAVAEKVRDDRGGYGAWPHCGKKA
- a CDS encoding TatD family hydrolase — protein: MGAEKKELPPIPDRLPVSVVDAHTHLDACGAVTAADVTAMVDRAERAGVSRVITVADDLAAARWAAQASTWDSRVWAAVAIHPTRTKEFGEAEKSEVESLAKESRVVAVGETGLDYYWDYSPHDAQQDAFRWHIDLAKRIGKPLMIHDRDAHEDVLRILEEEGAPEQVVFHCFSGDEHIARRCVDAGYVLSFAGTVSFRNARGLHEAARIVPAGQYLVETDAPFLTPHPFRGRPNEPYCAAYTVRHLATFRGEAVHEVAESVRVTAERVFRLPTVTPS
- the metG gene encoding methionine--tRNA ligase, with product MSTPVLTAVAWPYANGPRHIGHVSGFGVPSDVFSRYQRMAGNRVLMVSGTDEHGTPITVQADNEGLTSQQTADKYTRQIGQDLQGLGLTYDLFTRTTTGNHADVTQQIFLALHRNGYVVPKTTRGAISPSTGRTLPDRYIEGTCPICGYDGARGDQCDNCGNQLDAAELINPKSRINGETPKFVETEHYFLDLSAFVETLGKWLSSKTDWRPNVLNFTKNLIDDMRPRPITRDLDWGVKIPLDGWRDQPMKRFYVWFDAVIGYFSASVEWARRSGNPDAWQEWWSNPDARSYYFMGKDNITFHAQIWPALLFGHNGEGDRGGVPGKYGKLHLPDEIVSSEFLTMSGSKFSTSRGTVIYVHDFLREFGPDALRYFISVAGPETQDTDFTWDEFVRRTNFELANEWGNLVNRSISMAHKNVGAIPRPDAPTAADEELKELSRKAFDTAGAHLQRSRFKAAASEAMRVVTAANRYLSDQEPWKLKDDPARRDSVLHTALQVVSDANTLLTPFLPHSAQKVHEALGGSGVWAAQPELQEVEDLDIPGRINPIITGDYKTEQARWKSVPIEVGKPLEKPTPLFAKLDPELGETGPEWAPISK
- a CDS encoding PadR family transcriptional regulator, translating into MSATRLLVLGVVRMHGKAHGYQVRRELLSWAADKWGNVQPGSIYHALKKMTAEGLLEQVDDIEAGSGPDRVAYKLTEDGETEFLVQLGRALSSDDATGYSLSAAVTFMPTLPRTQVLALLKQQLANMEAHAQSTHYAREHAIDLGKPPHVSELYRLWSVHAEANVTWMRDLIGRLEAGEYVMAGEGDEAVFGAPPR
- a CDS encoding ATP-binding cassette domain-containing protein, with protein sequence MIKARGLERRFRRKGRNGGEVHAVKGVDLDVSAGELVGFLGPNGAGKTTTLRMLTTLLKPTAGEATVGGCDLLADPLGVRRRIGYVAQGGGTAPTSKVVEEIEFQGRLYRMSKADALARGATLADQLDLAGLDQRQTATLSGGQRRRLDIALGLIHSPGLVFLDEPSTGLDPQSRANLWEHIRRLRDEQGVTVFLTTHYLDEADALSDRLIVIDDGKIVAEGTPDSLKARVSGDSVVIGLAPESAAETAEIAGRLEGAHEMTVTDGTVRFRVPRGDTAMPELLRALDARGIPMMSMQVHRPTLDDVFLTLTGRSLRDAEEGAPVEDAPEKEAKHVA
- a CDS encoding ABC transporter permease, which translates into the protein MLHDTWLIFRRDMLAALRNPTWLVIGIMQPLLYLFFFGPLLVKALNLQGLSDVDGWMIFTPAIIAQLALFGSSFVGFGLLAEYRSGVVERMRVTPVSRVALLLGKVLANALQTVVQALIIIALAYLVFDLNAPFGGVVLSLVIVFLLSITLASCSYALALTLKSEDSFPALLNAVLMPLLLLSGILFPITAGSAPDWLYTISRFNPFRHVVDVERNSFRGDFSMDALFTGSVVVLVMAVLAIWWGSRTFQRENA
- a CDS encoding glycoside hydrolase family 25 protein, producing the protein MIDPEGEHGVTLSHRETVTDWAAVRGADIRFASVTVSENTNWRDVAAERNLAGAQHAGIHTGARHYARPGAVHDQADHFVRTASALGAFAPGSLAPALEVEAPSVDDRFIKAWIKHVRHAARVERVLVYAGLDCWTNRLHPDKWADSEVVLWLVRHNEIPGRPGWFHSRLGLHQHGFGTGLPGVNGPIAQDAVVYPFALSDLLL
- a CDS encoding aminodeoxychorismate synthase component I, coding for MRLMCRRLRTDVAPERALAALGVRAAALGLAPPAALCGDWFSSRAVIALSAPLAPVEDVAEAFAIPTRMPSVRDAVPGAVGGGWFGYLGYDLTDPSGRSGGLPPAVWGWVDRVLRLDADGSWWFEALVPEDAPDPIGEVSAVESLLADLPETTSWSSGPLSRPLPSEHYDAVKACVHAIEAGELFQANICARFSGGFDGDPIALFAEGTRRLGARRAAFLTGEWGSVVSFSPELFLARQGRHVRSTPIKGTMPRRNADDEHLARRLRESTKDVAENVMITDLVRNDLGRVCATGSVRVPELLKVRPAPGVWHLESTVEGLLDDGVDDAALLAATFPPGSVTGAPKIRALDLIAELEPAARGVYTGAVGLASPIAGLELNVAIRTFEIHDGTIELGVGGGITADSDSEAEWQECLHKSAPLERLLG
- a CDS encoding quinone oxidoreductase family protein, with protein sequence MRAVQVTEFGGPEVLNLVDLPDPVPGPGQLLVDVDRIGVNYADTHQAENSYLAPSKLPLVPGGEVVGRTAEGKRVVALLNGGGGYAERAVADEVTAFGVPDGIDDLTALSFIVQGTTASLLLRKSAHLEPGESVVVHAAAGGVGSIAVQLAKAWGASRVIATASSDEKRGLALELGADVAIDSRAENMTDALREANGGKRVDIVLDMTGGTVTDQSIAALAPFGRLAFYGMASREQPKPIEARNLLGHSTTVSGMWLPHAFKLPGNVFGRTLDELFSLALDGRIRAVAGGEYALSDARAAHEALRSRGTAGKLLLDPAK
- a CDS encoding QsdR family transcriptional regulator; amino-acid sequence: MGELAGELGISRATLHRWVGGRDQLLGEILWSMTVEVFEARASGKLGRGAEGIAELVGTFVRTVNDSKPFREFLRTEPERALRILTTKASVVQSRAIAKMCEFLGEEVTAGRLSPPLPVEDLAYLLVRIGESFIYTDVITGAEPDAAKAYAAARALLS